A genome region from Erigeron canadensis isolate Cc75 chromosome 3, C_canadensis_v1, whole genome shotgun sequence includes the following:
- the LOC122593113 gene encoding protein SCO1 homolog 1, mitochondrial encodes MAAAVLSKTGNLRRSYRLFSSSLLSTTKPNHHFSNQIPKTYLHQSDLIAGRGGSYTRFRFLSTNANAGNNTEAVKQTASSDSQSKHSEDSNQNSEQGKSVRGGPISWLSFLLLVATGAGVVYYYDQEKKRHIEEINTSSSAVKQGPSAGKAAIGGPFNLVDHNGKSVTENDFKGKWTLIYFGFTHCPDICPDELQKLAAAIDKIKAKAGFEIVPVFISVDPERDTVEQVGEYVKEFHPKLIGLTGSPDEIKKAARAYRVYYMKTEEEGSDYLVDHSIIMYLMDPNMEFVKFFGKNNDVDALSEGIINEIKQYKKARA; translated from the exons ATGGCCGCCGCCGTACTGTCAAAAACCGGTAATCTCCGCCGCAGTTACCGACTATTCTCGTCATCTCTTTTATCAACAACAAAACCTAACCATCATTTCTCAAACCAAATCCCTAAAACTTATCTCCACCAATCG GATTTAATAGCAGGAAGAGGAGGATCATATACAAGGTTTAGGTTTTTGTCTACTAATGCTAATGCTGGTAATAATACTGAAGCTGTCAAACAAACCGCTTCCTCGGATTCTCAATCTAAGCATTCCGAGGATTCCAATCAGAATTCCGAACAGGGGAAATCTGTTCGCGGCGGG CCTATTTCTTGGTTGAGCTTTCTTCTTCTGGTTGCCACTGGAGCAGGGGTTGTCTACTACTATGACCAGGAAAAGAAACGGCATATTGAAG AAATAAATACTTCTTCTAGTGCTGTAAAGCAAGGACCTTCTGCTGGTAAAGCAGCCATTGGGGGTCCATTCAACCTTGTTGACCATAATGGGAAATCTGTTACTGAGAATGACTTCAAGGGGAAATGGACCTTGATATACTTCGGTTTTACCCATTGTCCAGATATCTGTCCAGATGAGCTTCAAAAACTTGCTGCTGCAATCGATAAAATTA AAGCAAAAGCTGGTTTTGAGATAGTACCGGTTTTCATTTCAGTTGATCCGGAAAGGGACACTGTAGAGCAAGTTGGCGAGTACGTCAAAG AGTTCCACCCGAAGTTGATTGGACTTACCGGTAGTCCGGATGAGATCAAGAAGGCTGCTCGTGCTTATAGAGTTTACTATATGAAAACAGAGGAGGAAGGCTCAGATTACCTAGTTGATCATTCGATAATCAT GTACTTGATGGATCCGAACATGGAATTTGTAAAGTTTTTTGGGAAGAATAACGATGTTGATGCCCTTTCAGAAGGAATCATAAATGAGATCAAGCAATACAAAAAAGCCAGGGCGTAA
- the LOC122593701 gene encoding probable sphingolipid transporter spinster homolog 2 isoform X1, which produces MAIDTGALSRPPAPHWFTPKRLLVVFFVINVMNYMDRGTIASNSVNGSPRICTQSGVCSDGSGIQGDFDLTNFKDGVISSAFMVGLLVASPIFASLAKSINPFRLIGVGLSVWILAAAGCGFSVDFWSLVVCRMLVGVGEASFSCLATPFIDDIAPVDQRTTWLGIFYMSLPTGVAVGYAYGGLVGAKLGWRCAFFGEAILMLPFAILFFTMKPLHMKGISIDKKFPMSLNDNLPNHSSKEHASYLSITSNQLSRFWVDIQAILHEKIYLINVLGMNAYYFVLGGYSYWGPKAGYSIYQMNNVDIFFGGITITGGIIGTLGGSIILDRMKSTIPNAFKVEISIIYCIMETSDIHKIFKLELLFTTTFFAAVFCFSAFCFSNLYVYMVLFLIGEILIFSNMGPINFVCLHTVTPTLRPLAMAMSIVSSHIFGDVLSTALVGKLQDKVDNWRTSILILTLVLFLATGIWFMGMFLHNLDRYDEDNEILVTTSKQSDVIPLLKNKSDDVIPTSTSL; this is translated from the exons ATGGCTATAGATACAGGTGCTTTATCTCGGCCTCCAGCTCCTCATTGGTTCACTCCTAAAAG GTTACTTGTAGTATTTTTTGTCATCAACGTGATGAATTATATGGATCGAGGAACAATTGCAAGTAATAGTGTAAATGGTAGTCCCAGAATTTGCACGCAAAGTGGTGTGTGCTCTGATGGTAGTGGAATTCA AGGTGATTTTGATCTGACCAATTTTAAAGATGGTGTTATATCATCCGCTTTCATGGTTGGGCTTCTTGTCGCTTCTCCCATATTTGCATCATTGGCTAAGAG CATCAATCCTTTTAGGCTTATTGGAGTTGGATTGTCGGTATGGATTCTTGCTGCAGCTGGTTGTGGATTTTCAGTTGACTTTTGGTCCCTCGTGGTATGTCGAAT GCTAGTTGGAGTTGGTGAAGCTTCTTTCTCATGTCTTGCAACTCCattcattgatgacattgcTCCTGTCGATCAG AGAACAACATGGCTGGGAATATTCTACATGTCCTTACCGACTGGAGTTGCTGTCGGTTATGCTTATGGAGGATTG GTTGGGGCTAAATTAGGTTGGCGTTGTGCATTTTTTGGTGAGGCAATTTTAATGTTGCCATTTGCTATTTTGTTTTTCACAATGAAACCTTTACATATGAaag GTATATCAATTGATAAGAAGTTCCCAATGTCTTTGAATGACAATCTTCCTAACCATAGCTCCAAGGAACATGCTAG CTACCTTTCAATTACATCCAATCAGTTATCCAGATTTTGGGTAGATATCCAAGCTATTTTGCACGAGAAGATATATCTAATAAATGTTCTGGGTATGAATGCTTATTACTTTGTCCTTGGTGGATATTCATACTGGGGACCAAAGGCTGGTTATAGCATATATCAAATG AATAATGTTGATATCTTTTTTGGTGGAATCACAATAACTGGTGGAATTATTGGAACATTGGGGGGAAGTATTATCTTGGATCGCATGAAATCCACTATACCTAATGCTTTTAAGGTAGAGATTTCTATTATATACTGTATTATGGAGACATCGGACATCCATAAAATCTTCAAGTTGGAG CTGCTTTTCACAACGACGTTCTTTGCAGCAGTATTTTGCTTTAGTGCCTTTTGTTTCAGTAACTTGTACGTTTACATGGTTCTTTTCCTTATTGGGGAGATTCTCattttttccaatatg GGACCTATAAATTTTGTATGTCTCCATACTGTTACACCAACTTTACGACCATTAGCTATGGCTATGTCAATTGTGTCTTCTCACATCTTTGGTGATGTGTTATCCACTGCACTTGTTGGAAAACTCCAG GACAAAGTTGACAACTGGAGGACATCCATTCTGATCCTAACTTTAGTATTGTTTTTGGCAACTGGAATATGGTTTATGG GCATGTTTCTTCACAACTTAGACAGATACGATGAAGACAACGAAATTCTAGTGACTACTTCCAAGCAGTCAGACGTAATACCGTTGCTTAAAAATAAGTCGGATGATGTGATTCCTACTTCTACTTCACTTTAA
- the LOC122593701 gene encoding probable sphingolipid transporter spinster homolog 2 isoform X2, translating to MAIDTGALSRPPAPHWFTPKRLLVVFFVINVMNYMDRGTIASNSVNGSPRICTQSGVCSDGSGIQGDFDLTNFKDGVISSAFMVGLLVASPIFASLAKSINPFRLIGVGLSVWILAAAGCGFSVDFWSLVVCRMLVGVGEASFSCLATPFIDDIAPVDQRTTWLGIFYMSLPTGVAVGYAYGGLVGAKLGWRCAFFGEAILMLPFAILFFTMKPLHMKGISIDKKFPMSLNDNLPNHSSKEHASYLSITSNQLSRFWVDIQAILHEKIYLINVLGMNAYYFVLGGYSYWGPKAGYSIYQMNNVDIFFGGITITGGIIGTLGGSIILDRMKSTIPNAFKLLFTTTFFAAVFCFSAFCFSNLYVYMVLFLIGEILIFSNMGPINFVCLHTVTPTLRPLAMAMSIVSSHIFGDVLSTALVGKLQDKVDNWRTSILILTLVLFLATGIWFMGMFLHNLDRYDEDNEILVTTSKQSDVIPLLKNKSDDVIPTSTSL from the exons ATGGCTATAGATACAGGTGCTTTATCTCGGCCTCCAGCTCCTCATTGGTTCACTCCTAAAAG GTTACTTGTAGTATTTTTTGTCATCAACGTGATGAATTATATGGATCGAGGAACAATTGCAAGTAATAGTGTAAATGGTAGTCCCAGAATTTGCACGCAAAGTGGTGTGTGCTCTGATGGTAGTGGAATTCA AGGTGATTTTGATCTGACCAATTTTAAAGATGGTGTTATATCATCCGCTTTCATGGTTGGGCTTCTTGTCGCTTCTCCCATATTTGCATCATTGGCTAAGAG CATCAATCCTTTTAGGCTTATTGGAGTTGGATTGTCGGTATGGATTCTTGCTGCAGCTGGTTGTGGATTTTCAGTTGACTTTTGGTCCCTCGTGGTATGTCGAAT GCTAGTTGGAGTTGGTGAAGCTTCTTTCTCATGTCTTGCAACTCCattcattgatgacattgcTCCTGTCGATCAG AGAACAACATGGCTGGGAATATTCTACATGTCCTTACCGACTGGAGTTGCTGTCGGTTATGCTTATGGAGGATTG GTTGGGGCTAAATTAGGTTGGCGTTGTGCATTTTTTGGTGAGGCAATTTTAATGTTGCCATTTGCTATTTTGTTTTTCACAATGAAACCTTTACATATGAaag GTATATCAATTGATAAGAAGTTCCCAATGTCTTTGAATGACAATCTTCCTAACCATAGCTCCAAGGAACATGCTAG CTACCTTTCAATTACATCCAATCAGTTATCCAGATTTTGGGTAGATATCCAAGCTATTTTGCACGAGAAGATATATCTAATAAATGTTCTGGGTATGAATGCTTATTACTTTGTCCTTGGTGGATATTCATACTGGGGACCAAAGGCTGGTTATAGCATATATCAAATG AATAATGTTGATATCTTTTTTGGTGGAATCACAATAACTGGTGGAATTATTGGAACATTGGGGGGAAGTATTATCTTGGATCGCATGAAATCCACTATACCTAATGCTTTTAAG CTGCTTTTCACAACGACGTTCTTTGCAGCAGTATTTTGCTTTAGTGCCTTTTGTTTCAGTAACTTGTACGTTTACATGGTTCTTTTCCTTATTGGGGAGATTCTCattttttccaatatg GGACCTATAAATTTTGTATGTCTCCATACTGTTACACCAACTTTACGACCATTAGCTATGGCTATGTCAATTGTGTCTTCTCACATCTTTGGTGATGTGTTATCCACTGCACTTGTTGGAAAACTCCAG GACAAAGTTGACAACTGGAGGACATCCATTCTGATCCTAACTTTAGTATTGTTTTTGGCAACTGGAATATGGTTTATGG GCATGTTTCTTCACAACTTAGACAGATACGATGAAGACAACGAAATTCTAGTGACTACTTCCAAGCAGTCAGACGTAATACCGTTGCTTAAAAATAAGTCGGATGATGTGATTCCTACTTCTACTTCACTTTAA
- the LOC122593701 gene encoding probable sphingolipid transporter spinster homolog 2 isoform X3, with product MVLYHPLSWLGFLSLLPYLHHWLRASILLGLLELDCRYGFLLQLVVDFQLTFGPSWYVEFGVGEASFSCLATPFIDDIAPVDQRTTWLGIFYMSLPTGVAVGYAYGGLVGAKLGWRCAFFGEAILMLPFAILFFTMKPLHMKGISIDKKFPMSLNDNLPNHSSKEHASYLSITSNQLSRFWVDIQAILHEKIYLINVLGMNAYYFVLGGYSYWGPKAGYSIYQMNNVDIFFGGITITGGIIGTLGGSIILDRMKSTIPNAFKVEISIIYCIMETSDIHKIFKLELLFTTTFFAAVFCFSAFCFSNLYVYMVLFLIGEILIFSNMGPINFVCLHTVTPTLRPLAMAMSIVSSHIFGDVLSTALVGKLQDKVDNWRTSILILTLVLFLATGIWFMGMFLHNLDRYDEDNEILVTTSKQSDVIPLLKNKSDDVIPTSTSL from the exons ATGGTGTTATATCATCCGCTTTCATGGTTGGGCTTCTTGTCGCTTCTCCCATATTTGCATCATTGGCTAAGAG CATCAATCCTTTTAGGCTTATTGGAGTTGGATTGTCGGTATGGATTCTTGCTGCAGCTGGTTGTGGATTTTCAGTTGACTTTTGGTCCCTCGTGGTATGTCGAAT TTGGAGTTGGTGAAGCTTCTTTCTCATGTCTTGCAACTCCattcattgatgacattgcTCCTGTCGATCAG AGAACAACATGGCTGGGAATATTCTACATGTCCTTACCGACTGGAGTTGCTGTCGGTTATGCTTATGGAGGATTG GTTGGGGCTAAATTAGGTTGGCGTTGTGCATTTTTTGGTGAGGCAATTTTAATGTTGCCATTTGCTATTTTGTTTTTCACAATGAAACCTTTACATATGAaag GTATATCAATTGATAAGAAGTTCCCAATGTCTTTGAATGACAATCTTCCTAACCATAGCTCCAAGGAACATGCTAG CTACCTTTCAATTACATCCAATCAGTTATCCAGATTTTGGGTAGATATCCAAGCTATTTTGCACGAGAAGATATATCTAATAAATGTTCTGGGTATGAATGCTTATTACTTTGTCCTTGGTGGATATTCATACTGGGGACCAAAGGCTGGTTATAGCATATATCAAATG AATAATGTTGATATCTTTTTTGGTGGAATCACAATAACTGGTGGAATTATTGGAACATTGGGGGGAAGTATTATCTTGGATCGCATGAAATCCACTATACCTAATGCTTTTAAGGTAGAGATTTCTATTATATACTGTATTATGGAGACATCGGACATCCATAAAATCTTCAAGTTGGAG CTGCTTTTCACAACGACGTTCTTTGCAGCAGTATTTTGCTTTAGTGCCTTTTGTTTCAGTAACTTGTACGTTTACATGGTTCTTTTCCTTATTGGGGAGATTCTCattttttccaatatg GGACCTATAAATTTTGTATGTCTCCATACTGTTACACCAACTTTACGACCATTAGCTATGGCTATGTCAATTGTGTCTTCTCACATCTTTGGTGATGTGTTATCCACTGCACTTGTTGGAAAACTCCAG GACAAAGTTGACAACTGGAGGACATCCATTCTGATCCTAACTTTAGTATTGTTTTTGGCAACTGGAATATGGTTTATGG GCATGTTTCTTCACAACTTAGACAGATACGATGAAGACAACGAAATTCTAGTGACTACTTCCAAGCAGTCAGACGTAATACCGTTGCTTAAAAATAAGTCGGATGATGTGATTCCTACTTCTACTTCACTTTAA
- the LOC122593701 gene encoding probable sphingolipid transporter spinster homolog 2 isoform X4, which produces MVLYHPLSWLGFLSLLPYLHHWLRASILLGLLELDCRYGFLLQLVVDFQLTFGPSWLVGVGEASFSCLATPFIDDIAPVDQRTTWLGIFYMSLPTGVAVGYAYGGLVGAKLGWRCAFFGEAILMLPFAILFFTMKPLHMKGISIDKKFPMSLNDNLPNHSSKEHASYLSITSNQLSRFWVDIQAILHEKIYLINVLGMNAYYFVLGGYSYWGPKAGYSIYQMNNVDIFFGGITITGGIIGTLGGSIILDRMKSTIPNAFKVEISIIYCIMETSDIHKIFKLELLFTTTFFAAVFCFSAFCFSNLYVYMVLFLIGEILIFSNMGPINFVCLHTVTPTLRPLAMAMSIVSSHIFGDVLSTALVGKLQDKVDNWRTSILILTLVLFLATGIWFMGMFLHNLDRYDEDNEILVTTSKQSDVIPLLKNKSDDVIPTSTSL; this is translated from the exons ATGGTGTTATATCATCCGCTTTCATGGTTGGGCTTCTTGTCGCTTCTCCCATATTTGCATCATTGGCTAAGAG CATCAATCCTTTTAGGCTTATTGGAGTTGGATTGTCGGTATGGATTCTTGCTGCAGCTGGTTGTGGATTTTCAGTTGACTTTTGGTCCCTCGTG GCTAGTTGGAGTTGGTGAAGCTTCTTTCTCATGTCTTGCAACTCCattcattgatgacattgcTCCTGTCGATCAG AGAACAACATGGCTGGGAATATTCTACATGTCCTTACCGACTGGAGTTGCTGTCGGTTATGCTTATGGAGGATTG GTTGGGGCTAAATTAGGTTGGCGTTGTGCATTTTTTGGTGAGGCAATTTTAATGTTGCCATTTGCTATTTTGTTTTTCACAATGAAACCTTTACATATGAaag GTATATCAATTGATAAGAAGTTCCCAATGTCTTTGAATGACAATCTTCCTAACCATAGCTCCAAGGAACATGCTAG CTACCTTTCAATTACATCCAATCAGTTATCCAGATTTTGGGTAGATATCCAAGCTATTTTGCACGAGAAGATATATCTAATAAATGTTCTGGGTATGAATGCTTATTACTTTGTCCTTGGTGGATATTCATACTGGGGACCAAAGGCTGGTTATAGCATATATCAAATG AATAATGTTGATATCTTTTTTGGTGGAATCACAATAACTGGTGGAATTATTGGAACATTGGGGGGAAGTATTATCTTGGATCGCATGAAATCCACTATACCTAATGCTTTTAAGGTAGAGATTTCTATTATATACTGTATTATGGAGACATCGGACATCCATAAAATCTTCAAGTTGGAG CTGCTTTTCACAACGACGTTCTTTGCAGCAGTATTTTGCTTTAGTGCCTTTTGTTTCAGTAACTTGTACGTTTACATGGTTCTTTTCCTTATTGGGGAGATTCTCattttttccaatatg GGACCTATAAATTTTGTATGTCTCCATACTGTTACACCAACTTTACGACCATTAGCTATGGCTATGTCAATTGTGTCTTCTCACATCTTTGGTGATGTGTTATCCACTGCACTTGTTGGAAAACTCCAG GACAAAGTTGACAACTGGAGGACATCCATTCTGATCCTAACTTTAGTATTGTTTTTGGCAACTGGAATATGGTTTATGG GCATGTTTCTTCACAACTTAGACAGATACGATGAAGACAACGAAATTCTAGTGACTACTTCCAAGCAGTCAGACGTAATACCGTTGCTTAAAAATAAGTCGGATGATGTGATTCCTACTTCTACTTCACTTTAA